One window of Spirochaetales bacterium genomic DNA carries:
- a CDS encoding HAMP domain-containing protein — protein MKLQQGASSTPTGLFVLIIFYIFLISLILIFSQQIIGNIQNINPFANLLIIIIIIILPLLLLGAIIVNMVTLFRERAKKKPGSRFKLRLIIFFVFVALLSLIPQALLSISFINSSINFWFSVKIIDVLDGGLQVALNYYSDKYENLKVFHKSPMLPSLLSDIETKPAQVCERLQSVNPEIDFIQCFDQNGNEIVFWGEQENGKFNDFAEIQGKNGMLPKKETGDLSILRSVSEVKLSNKTFYLVLGIILTEEFNAYASRITSSRSTFKQLEYYKDLFRIAVIIFYFVFSFPILLLAILISFLLTDEIIRPIVNLEEATRRVSEGDFSFRILARSNDELSILVESFNRMITELDASRKKLLHSEKITAWQEIAQRLAHEIKNPLTPIKLSAQRIQKKYKSGMDNFEQVLEPAISSIIREVDNLNNLLTEFKEFTRLPDLRFEEVSIRDILSEVADVYKGFSNNIRIAIDISKEADDRLKFMLDRTQMKQVFANLFKNAIQAMPDGGEIRVNGDMVKKGYNTYFRIQIKDTGDGIDDEIKEKIFDPYFTTKKDGTGLGLSIVERIIFDHKGNIWFESRKGIGTTFFIDLPTGAPS, from the coding sequence ATGAAACTCCAGCAGGGTGCCAGCAGTACACCGACGGGACTTTTCGTTCTCATCATATTTTACATTTTTCTTATCTCACTTATTCTGATTTTCTCGCAACAGATTATCGGCAATATCCAGAATATCAACCCTTTCGCCAATCTGCTTATCATTATCATCATCATCATCCTCCCCCTGCTTCTTCTCGGTGCGATTATCGTCAACATGGTCACCCTCTTCCGTGAAAGGGCGAAAAAAAAGCCCGGATCGCGATTCAAGCTGCGGTTGATCATCTTTTTTGTATTTGTCGCCCTCCTGTCACTCATCCCTCAGGCGTTGCTTTCGATAAGCTTCATCAATTCCAGCATCAATTTCTGGTTCAGCGTAAAAATAATCGACGTTCTGGACGGCGGTCTTCAGGTCGCCCTCAATTATTATTCGGATAAATACGAAAATCTGAAAGTCTTTCACAAAAGCCCCATGCTTCCATCATTATTGAGTGACATTGAAACAAAACCGGCCCAGGTTTGTGAACGGTTGCAAAGCGTGAATCCTGAAATCGACTTCATTCAATGTTTCGACCAAAACGGAAATGAAATCGTTTTCTGGGGAGAGCAGGAGAACGGAAAATTCAATGATTTCGCTGAAATACAGGGTAAAAACGGCATGCTTCCAAAAAAAGAGACCGGCGATCTGAGTATCTTAAGAAGCGTGAGCGAGGTGAAACTGTCGAATAAAACATTTTACCTTGTCCTCGGTATTATCCTCACCGAAGAGTTCAATGCATACGCAAGCAGAATCACCTCCTCGCGAAGTACATTCAAACAGCTGGAATACTACAAGGACCTCTTCCGGATCGCGGTCATAATTTTCTATTTCGTATTCTCCTTTCCCATCCTCCTGCTGGCGATTCTCATAAGTTTTCTCCTGACGGACGAAATCATCAGACCGATCGTCAATCTCGAAGAAGCGACAAGAAGGGTTTCGGAGGGCGACTTTTCATTCAGAATTCTGGCCCGTTCGAATGACGAACTCTCAATTCTGGTCGAATCATTCAACAGAATGATTACGGAACTCGATGCATCCCGTAAAAAATTGCTGCATTCGGAGAAAATCACCGCCTGGCAGGAAATCGCGCAGCGACTCGCGCATGAAATCAAGAATCCCCTCACCCCGATCAAGCTTTCCGCACAGCGAATTCAAAAAAAATATAAATCCGGCATGGATAACTTCGAACAGGTTCTTGAACCCGCCATATCCTCGATAATACGGGAAGTCGACAATCTGAACAACCTGCTGACGGAGTTCAAAGAGTTTACCCGGCTGCCGGACCTGAGGTTCGAGGAAGTATCGATCAGAGACATTCTTTCGGAAGTGGCGGATGTCTACAAAGGATTTTCCAATAATATCCGCATCGCAATCGATATCTCGAAAGAGGCGGACGATCGCCTGAAGTTCATGCTCGACCGAACACAGATGAAGCAGGTATTTGCCAATCTTTTTAAAAACGCGATACAGGCTATGCCTGACGGGGGAGAAATACGAGTAAACGGCGATATGGTAAAAAAGGGTTACAATACCTATTTCAGGATTCAGATAAAAGACACGGGCGACGGAATCGACGATGAAATAAAGGAAAAAATATTCGATCCCTATTTCACCACCAAAAAAGACGGAACCGGGCTGGGGCTTTCGATTGTTGAGAGAATTATTTTCGATCATAAAGGAAATATATGGTTTGAGAGTAGAAAAGGAATCGGAACGACCTTTTTTATCGATCTGCCGACAGGAGCACCATCATGA
- a CDS encoding HPr family phosphocarrier protein codes for MIEKLVIITNRAGMHARPAALLVQTASKYNSKILIEKGTERINGKSIMGVISLGATYQTQLKIIADGEDEKDAIEALIKLFDNKFEEE; via the coding sequence ATGATAGAGAAACTCGTTATCATAACAAACCGAGCGGGAATGCACGCACGTCCTGCAGCACTTCTCGTACAAACGGCATCGAAATACAACTCGAAAATATTGATAGAAAAAGGAACGGAACGAATCAACGGGAAATCGATTATGGGAGTTATCAGTCTGGGCGCGACATACCAGACCCAATTGAAGATCATAGCCGACGGTGAGGATGAAAAAGATGCGATCGAGGCGTTGATAAAACTTTTTGACAACAAGTTTGAGGAAGAATGA
- a CDS encoding HPr kinase/phosphorylase has translation MEKFTVLDLLQLDFKEHDALNLSCIAGRPGLVREISLPEIDRPGLALSGFFENFAFKRIQIFGRGENAYLKKLEDEGKHDTIEKILSFEVPCCIFTYNIQPTDVFFKMAEDAKCPILKTDLPSSEFSTRIMRVLSNIFAPNQTIHGVFVEVFGVGILIKGESGVGKSEIALELIERGHRLVADDAINVRNVNGNYLLGKGASVVISHHMEIRGLGIINITHLFGVGAIRDEKRVELVVELEEWEAKKVYDRIGSEETIDLLGIKVPYLIIPVKPGRNIPIIIETAAMNERLKRMGYDSAKEFSSNVMNWLESKSARAYFLEEKHLYR, from the coding sequence ATGGAAAAATTTACCGTACTGGATCTTCTCCAGCTTGATTTTAAGGAGCATGACGCCCTCAACCTTTCATGCATCGCAGGACGTCCGGGGCTTGTACGGGAAATCAGTCTTCCGGAGATTGACAGACCCGGACTTGCGCTGAGCGGCTTTTTTGAGAATTTCGCATTTAAAAGAATACAGATTTTCGGCCGCGGCGAGAACGCGTATCTGAAAAAACTCGAAGATGAAGGAAAACACGACACCATCGAGAAAATACTTTCCTTTGAAGTTCCATGCTGTATTTTTACCTACAATATTCAACCGACCGATGTTTTTTTCAAGATGGCGGAAGACGCAAAGTGTCCGATCCTCAAAACCGATTTGCCCTCATCCGAGTTCTCGACACGTATCATGCGGGTACTCAGTAATATTTTCGCCCCCAATCAGACAATCCACGGTGTATTCGTCGAGGTCTTTGGTGTCGGGATACTGATCAAGGGTGAAAGCGGCGTCGGGAAAAGCGAAATAGCACTGGAATTAATCGAACGGGGCCACCGCCTTGTCGCGGATGACGCTATTAATGTGAGAAATGTCAATGGAAATTACCTGCTCGGAAAAGGGGCGAGCGTCGTTATCAGCCATCATATGGAAATTCGCGGTCTCGGTATTATCAACATTACCCATCTCTTCGGCGTCGGGGCGATCAGAGATGAGAAAAGAGTGGAACTTGTCGTCGAACTGGAAGAATGGGAAGCAAAAAAGGTATATGACAGAATCGGTTCGGAGGAAACCATCGATCTCCTCGGGATCAAGGTCCCGTACCTCATTATTCCGGTCAAACCGGGAAGAAATATCCCGATTATCATAGAAACGGCGGCAATGAATGAACGTCTTAAAAGAATGGGCTACGACTCCGCAAAGGAGTTCAGCAGTAATGTCATGAACTGGCTGGAATCAAAAAGCGCCCGGGCATATTTTCTTGAAGAAAAACATTTATATAGATAA
- the raiA gene encoding ribosome-associated translation inhibitor RaiA produces MFDKSTNQNNENLPKQFMNLELTGIHMDVTDELREYFNKKLQRLDFAAHYIIDLLFKLIKEKHGFKLEANVNFKWGGTAYVRVNCFEIFEGIDKLFDKIELKVKKEKSKVQKHY; encoded by the coding sequence TCTTCCAAAACAGTTTATGAATCTCGAACTGACGGGGATTCATATGGATGTTACCGACGAATTAAGAGAATATTTTAATAAAAAACTCCAAAGACTTGATTTTGCAGCACATTACATCATTGATCTGCTTTTCAAGCTCATCAAGGAAAAACATGGATTCAAACTTGAAGCGAATGTCAACTTCAAGTGGGGGGGGACGGCGTATGTAAGGGTAAATTGTTTCGAAATATTCGAGGGAATCGATAAACTCTTTGACAAGATTGAATTGAAAGTTAAGAAGGAAAAAAGCAAGGTTCAGAAACATTATTGA